ACTTAGCTTATTTAGCGCCTGTTGCAACACACACCTTTATTTCCCAGGTAAATCTATCCAAACTTACGTGAGCCCACCACGCAGCAATTCCGCCAACGGCGAGGCCTTGGTACCAGAAAATAAAGCCTATCAGCATAAAAGGAAGTGAAATCAATAACGCCCAACCGATGACCTGCCAGCCACCAAGAGTCCTCGAGAGTTTTGCGCCCCTCTTATTACGGTGCGCGAGACAATTGAATATGAACAATATCGTTAAAGGCTTCTATAGAAGTATAAATATTAATAAAAAAGAAGAGGCTAAAAAGGTTAATCCAAACCACTCGGAATAAAGCAACGCAAAAGCAAATAAGCAATTCATTGCCCACCATATGAAGACCCGTTTGCGCAGCCCATTCCAATCATATTGCGGATAACAAAATCTTAAAATAATAAAAGTTATCGTCGTCAGAATAATCATAACGTTTTCATCCGTGAAACGCGGGCAGGAGTTAAGCATAAGTGTGGTTTTCACTCATTTTGCCTAACAGGGATTTAAAGCAATATTAACTGTGTGGAAATTGTTTTGCAATTAGTGTTATTTAATAAAAACAAGCACAATAGATCAATGAGTTACAAAGGTGGCAATCAAAGGGGATAACATTGGTGAATATAATTGAAATGCTATATTCATGAAGCGAATTACATTGCAGGGAAATGAATGAGTCATTGGGTGGTATTAACCACCCAGTGACTTTTAACTTAATTTGCCAGCAATGGCTGTGCGGTCTTCTCAACTAACGCAAGCAGGAGTTTAATATCCTCGAGCGTAACAATTGGATTCAGCAACGTCATTTTCAGGCAGGTAACACCGTTATGTTCCGTTACGCCGACGTTGGCACGACCGGAATCCAGCAATGCATCACCAATTTTCTGGTTCAGCAGCGCGATTGCCGCATCACCACTGGCAGCTAACTGCTCAGGACGGAAACGGAACAATACGCTCGCCAGTTGTGGTTTCATCACCAGTTCCAGAGACGGCTGTTCAGCCACGTACTGCGCAACTTGCTGTGCGAGTGTCACGCCGTGATCGATGATTTCGGCATACTGCTTCTGACCCAACGCTTCCAGACCCATCCACAGTTTCAGTGCGTCGAAACGACGAGTCGTCTGCAAAGATTTAGACACCAGATTTGGCACGCCAGCTTCTTCATCGAACTCAGAGTTCAGGTAAGCCGCCTGATAGCGCATCAATTCATAGTGACGGGCTTCTTTTAACAAGAATGCGCCACAGCTGATGGTCTGGAAGAATTGTTTATGGAAGTCCAGAGTAATGGAATCCACTAATTCAATGCCGTCCAGATAGTCACGATACTTCTCGGACATCAGCAATGCCCCGCCCCACGCTGCATCAACGTGCACCCAAATCTGGTGCTGCGCGGCAAAGGTCGCAATTTCACGCAATGGGTCGATGGCACCCGCATCGGTGGTACCGGCTGTCGCGACAATCGCCAGAATTTGCTCGCCGTTGGCTTGCGCCTGCGCCACTTTCTCACGCAGATCGTTGAAATCCATGCGTGCAAATTCGTCGGTTTTCACCAGCGTAACAGACTGGTATCCGAGGCCCATCAAAGCCATGTTCTTCTGCACCGAGAAATGGGCATTTTCAGAACACAGAACTTTAATCTTTCTCAGATCGCCGATCAGACCATCCTGCTGGATGGAGTGACCCTGGCGGGCAAAGAACGCGTCACGCGCCAGCATCAGACCCATCAGGTTACTTTGGGTGCCGCCACTGGTGAATACACCCGCGTCGCCTGCCTGATACCCCACTTGAGCACGCAGCCATTCAATCAGCTTCATCTCGATGATGGTCGCTGATGGACTTTGATCCCAGGAATCCATGCTCTGGTTGGTGGCGTTGATCAGCACTTCAGCCGCCTGGCTGATGACCAGACTTGGGCAGTGCAAATGCGCGACGCACTGCGGATGATGCACCGACAGGCTGTCTTTCAAGAAGAACTCAATGGCACGTTCAATAGCAGCCTGGTTGCCCAGGCCCTGCGGATTAAAATCCAGTTGAATGCGCTCACGCAGTTCAGCAACGCTTTTGCCCTGATACATCTCAGGTTGCTGTAGCCACTGCACAACAGCCGCACTGGTCTGCGCAATCGCCTGCTGGTAGGCTTCAGTGCTTTGCGCAGAGCCTGCCAGAATCGGGTTTAAATCAGACATTGTGGTCATTCACTCCACTCAAACAGGTTTGATGCCGGACGCCAACAGCGCCTGCTCAAATTTGTCGAGGAAAATAGCCAGCTCATCGTTGGTGATCAGCAGGGATGGCAGCAGACGCAGTACGCAACCGTTACGGCCACCACGCTCCAGAATCAGGCCAGCTTTGAAGCAGTTTTTCTGCAGCAATGCGGACAACTCAGCGTCAGCCGGGTAGCAACCCATATGATCTTTCGCTTCGTTTGGTTTAACAATCTCAATACCGATCATTAAGCCCAGACCGCGAACCTGGCCAATAACCGGGTAACGTTTTTGCAGATCGGCCAGTTTGCTTTTCAGCCACTCGCCTTGTGCTGCAACTTTGTCAGCAATCTTGTTTTCTGTCAGATGCTTCAGCGTGGTCAAGCCGGTTGCCATTGCCAATTGGTTACCGCGGAAAGTACCGGTGTGGTGGCCTGGTGACCATGCATCGAACTCTTTCTTGATACCCAGCACGGCCAGTGGCAAGCCGCCACCCACTGCTTTAGACATCACGATGATGTCTGGCTCAATGCCAGCGTGTTCGTAGGCAAACAGTTTGCCGGTACGGCAGAAACCAGCCTGCACTTCATCGATGATCAGCAGAATGCCGTGTTCCTGGGTCACTTTGCGAATGCGCTGCAACCACTCTTTCGGCGCCGGGTTAACGCCGCCTTCACCCTGAACCGCTTCCAGAATGACTGCCGCAGGTTTGCGCACGCCACTCTCAACATCGTTGATCAGGTTTTCGAAGTAATAGGTTAATGCTTTAACGCCAGCTTCACCGCCAATACCCAGCGGGCAGCGGTACTGATGCGGGTAAGGCATGAATTGAACTTCAGGCATCATACCGTCGACAGCTTCTTTCGGAGACAGGTTGCCTGTCACAGAAAGTGCGCCGTGAGTCATGCCGTGATAGCCGCCGGAGAAGCTGATAATGCCTGCACGGCCGGTCACTTTCTTAGCCAGTTTCAGCGCCGCTTCAACGGCATCTGCACCAGATGGGCCGGTGAATTGCAGGCAATATTCTTTACCCTGTCCTGGCAATAAAGAGAGAAGATATTCGGAGAACTGGTCTTTCAACGGCGTGGTCAGATCCAGTGTATGTAACGGCAAGCCGCTAGTAATGACATTTTGGATGCTTTGCAGCACGTCAGGGTGGTTATGTCCAAGAGCAAGTGTACCTGCCCCCGCAAGGCAATCAAGATATTGATTATTCTCAACATCGGTGATCCAAACACCATTGGCTTTCGCAATTGCAAAAGGCAATTTACGTGGATAACTCCTAACATTCGATTCAAATTCAGCTTGTCTTGCTAAATAGGTTTCATTATTTCCGTTTAATGAATTCGCACCTAAACTGTCAATACGGACTTTATCCGTCATCATATCTCTCCTACAACTGCTAACTCGTTAATTTCGCAGCTGATTAAATGAATTAGAAAAACTAAGCACCTGTAAAAATCGCGGCCAATATAGGTTCTTTTTGCTCTCTGCTCAATAATTTATTTGTTCGATTTCTTAATGTTTCCGATTTGTAATACTTACGAAAAACAGTGTAAAGATCGGCAACTAACCTCTCATGCTACAAAGACAATGTTACACAGAGATTAAAGCGGTTAAAAAACAAATTATCAGCATTATATATAGGTTTTCGCGCTGTACATGCGGGAGGTTACGGGAAGGTTTCAGGCGCTAAAACAGGCAAAATTACACATTTCAACAGACAGGTACTTTCTCAAGTGAAATCAATCTATAAAGAAGATAAGAGGAAGGGTTAAATAGAATAAAAATGAAACACATCAATGATGTTTAATCGGTTGTTAACATATTTATATTTAAACACTTACACCAACACAATTTAATAACACCCAAACGCAAAGCCCACTCAGGTGAGCAACGGTCTTTTCCAATGTTCAAGGATTCCCGCCGCACGCCTGATTGGATCGCCATCGCTCAGAATGCATTTCGCTTTAGCGGCGTATTGAGCCCGGTTGTCTGAGGTTGCCCGTGTGCCCAAACGCAGGCATTGGTGAAGAAACTGGGTTGCTGGTTTGTGAGTCGCTCCCACCTAGCCCTGCCACGGTATCGCTTGTCCCGATACCGGCGACCGTATCACTCCCGAGCAAATCGATCGTGGTCTGGGCTGTCGTTGATAGCTGGCCGGTGGTCGTGGACGAGCTGTTTGAATTGGAATTGATGCTTGAGGTCGACGTCAATTGAGCGAACGCTGCCGTGGTAATTAAAGATAACGCGACGGCCAGAATAATCTTTTTCATCAATTGTTCCCCATTCGATACCGGCTGTAAGGAAGAAATCAGTGGCTTTTCGTCCCTAAACTGTAGTCCAGCACCTGAGGTAACGTGCTACTTTTTCATCCACTGCCCGTTAATACCGCGCACATATTCGCCCGGTTGCGCCCGCGCCACCAGCTTTTGCCCTGCCAGTTCAGCCACCTGGTTTGCCGATATGTTATTGCTATCCGCCAGCTTTTGATAATTCTCCGAACGCGCTTCATTTATGCTTTTTACCAATGCCAGCGTTTCTTTGTCCTGCTTGATAGGGGCAATAAAACCGCTGAGTGTCTCCCCTACGCGGCCTTGCTGACGGGCTTCGGACAACGTTAACGCCAAAACCTGGCAGCTCATCATCATGCTCGCCAATACAACGCCTTTAACGATATTTTTCATGACGCTCACTCCGTGCCAAACAGATCGCTGCGGTTTTTAAGCAACGTTTCAACGTCTTTATCCACTTTAATATGAATCTCATGCTCTATTTTAACGTTCATATTAATGGTAATGGGCTCTTTTGGCGCCGCGACTTCGATACGCGGAGTGCATCCCGTTAATGTGGCAATCCCTGTCGCCAGGAGTGTAGCGATGACGATCTTCATTGTGTTTCCTCACAAGCTTTATCGCGTGTCTGACAACGCACATCCGGTAGTGCGGTATGTTGCTCAAGCCAGGTTTGCAAATTATCCCCAAAACGCAGGCTGCGCCAAAGCGTAAAGAGGTTTTCCTGATGGCTGTAATTCAGCCGCACTTCGTTCCTTTTCCCTTCAACCTGACTGGTGCCGCGCACATTCGCCTGCAGTGTAAGTACACCAAGGTTATCTAAATTGATATGCGTCCAGGAATGAGAAATTTCCATATATCGCAACCAGTTAACAGCAACCCCTGCGGCAATATTGTTCTCAACAATGGCATCCGCCATGTCTTTATCCAGTCGTAATGTCAGCGGCCCTGGGTTGGTCAGCCAGCCGTCTTTGATTATCCATTGCGGATGATTAAGCCACAGCGGCAGCGCACCGTTTACACGTCCGGACATCGTGAACTGTTTGGGGTTGACGGCCGTGACCAATTCGCTCGACGAGATGTTTTCTAAGCGTAGCAAGGCGGCGTCACGTTGTGGCATGCGCAGTTGTTGCACGCGCAATTTCCCACCCAAAATATCGACGTTAACGTTACTGAGTGTCAGTGGGCGTTCGTCACTCCACGGGTACCAACCTTCAAGATCAGCGGTGATATTGGTCGAGGTAACCTGGTTTTTGACTTCGGCAACGCGCAGCGTCACCGGCCCGTCCGTCCCTAATTGCCAGGTACTGTGGCTGAAACGGAATGGCAGCACAAAATCAACACCGTTAATTTGGTTATCCGGCATCCAGACACTGCCGCTTTTCACCACACCATGCCCACCGGCTTCAAAGCCCTGGCCCGCAGCCGCAGAAAAAGCGACCTGTGAATACAACGTGCCGTCTTTTAAGGTCATTTGCCAGTCGGCAGGGATCAACGGCTGGAATACCGTCAGCACTTGTTGTGGCCACCAGGCGTTACCGCGTAGGCGTTCTCCGTCCCAACGGCCATTGACCCGCACCGGCCCAATCTCCCCCGCATGCAGATCGCCTTTATACTGGAATGATGACGGGTCTTTGCCCGTAACGCTGAAGGCTAATACCGACGGTGGTAACGTGCTACCGCCGCTAAAGGTCGTTTTACCGGCATTTAACGTGAACGAGCCCTCAAACGAGGGGTCCGATTCATCGCGCTGCCAGTGCAGCGGTTTGTCGAGTTTCAGGCGCGGTTCGGTGACGAGCATTGAACCGTACTCAAGTTTGTCAAAGCCGGTCGAGAGCGACGTAAGTTCAATCACACTGTCGCGCCATTCACCATAACCGCGCACATCCCATTTCGCCTGCATCGGTGTGAACTCGCCATTACCCCAGTATTTCCACCGCCACAAACCGGCATCCGGTAAAAAGTTGTCCGCTTTCCCATCCAGGTGAATCACAAAGTTGCCCATCTGATTCTCATGCGCACGCACGATAGCCTGCAATCGCCCATCAACACCTTGTTGCGTGACACTCACCCCCGCAAGCGGCCAGCGAATTTCATCCACATCCAGAGCGTCGATGGCGCGCCCACGGGAACGCAGCAACGCGCCAGGCCGGAACAGCAGTTTAGGGGTGGCAAGTGCCCCGCTAATTTCGCCCGGCAGCATGGCGTAAAACACCATGCCATCCTGCTTGGCTTCACCGGTTAGCTGCACCGGCAACGCGCTGTCAATCAAACTGAGTTTGCCAGGACCGATACTGAGCACCGCATTCGCTTTACCTGCACTGCCCTCGGTGATGACATTCATCCGGCCACTTATTACGGCCTTTTCCAGCCCTTGTTTCCAGTCATCCACCCGTAGCGCAATTCCCCCACGCAGTGGAATACCTGCGTATGGCCAGAACCACCGCCCACCGTTCACTTCAAAAATCGTGTCGCTGACAGTCCAGGGCAACGACACCAACGGTTCAGTCGCACCCGGTTTTTCCACGGTTAATGACCCCTCTTCAGCCTGCCAGGCCAGGGCGACATCGACCCGTTCAGACTCTTGAGGAATGCGCAGTGTGGTCGCGAGATAGCCTTCTTCCGGCAAGCTGGTCGTGAGTGGCGGCAACGTGATTTGGCCGGCCAGTTCGAGCGGCTCCATCCCCGCTATCGCCTGAATCTTTAACTTTTGTAACGCTAATAACTGGCCGTTCAGTTGCGCATCTACACTGAAAGATGGGCCTGCGTAATGAAGAGTTTGCTGCTGGGGTGAAAGACTCAGGTTTAAGGCACCGGAGAACTGTTGAAACGGGGTAATATTGACCTTATCTATAGTAATAAGGCTTTCAGGTAGCAGTGATTGCCATTCGGCAAGCGTACGCGGTGCCGCCGGGCCAGACTGATCAAGCGGCATTTTACTGAGGCAATCGACGTCAAGATTGAGCGTATCAAGGTGGATACGCCAGCGCTTCGGATGGCTGAGGGTGGCGTCTTTAATGATCGCGAGTTCGCAATCCCCGGCAAGGTAGCGCAAGTCAGGAATAAGGATCGCGCCACGTTTAAACCTCGGGCTTGCTTCCATGGCGATGCGTGTCCCTTTCGGCAGCCAGATTCCTGCAAGCGTAGGCAGCCAATTGGCGATAGTCATCGTGAGCGTCAACAACAGCAAGATAGCAATCAGCAGCAACGCAATAATGGCTTTATATTTACCCTTCATGGGCGATTAAGATCCTGATTCAGCGACAATTTTGTACCCAGCCACGCGACATATGCAATGATTCTTGCATTATTCAAGCCGAGCGTGAAGATCAAGCCTGATTTAAGCGTAGCTAAGCTTGAGTGAGCAGCAGAATTTCATCCATAAAAATTTTGTTTAAGATTTGTATGATTATTTTAAGCGTGGTAATTTTACAACAATATCATTCTGGAGATAAGTCTCATGAAATTGGCAGTCTATAGCACAAAACAGTACGATAAAAAGTATCTGGAGCAGGTTAACACTGAATACGGCTTTGATCTTGAATTTTATGACTTCTTGTTAACCAAAAAAACAGCCAAAACGGCTCATGGCTGCGAAGGCGTCTGCATCTTCGTGAATGATGACGCGAGTCGTCCAGTGCTGGAAGAACTCAAAAACCAGGGTGTGAAATTTATCGCGCTGCGTTGTGCCGGCTTTAACAACGTCGATCTCGATGCGGCAAAAGAGCTCGGTTTGCCCGTGGTGCGCGTACCCGCCTACTCACCAGAAGCCGTGGCTGAACATGCCGTCGGCATGATGATGTGCCTGAACCGCCGTATTCACCGCGCTTATCAACGCACCCGTGATGCCAACTTCTCTCTGGAAGGGCTGACCGGTTTCACCATGTTTGGCAAAACTGCCGGTGTGATTGGTACGGGTAAAATTGGCCTTGCTGCGCTGAGAATTTTGAAAGGTTTCGGCATGCGCCTGCTGGCGTTTGACCCGTATCCAAGTGCGGCGGCGATTGAACTTGGCGTGGAATATGTCGATTTGCCCACCCTGTTTGCGCAGTCTGACATTATCTCTCTGCACTGCCCAATGACACCAGAAAACTATCATTTGCTTGATCGTGCGGCGTTCGATCAGATGAAAAATGGTGTGATGATTATCAACACCAGTCGTGGCGGTTTGATTGATTCTCAGGCAGCAATTGATGCTCTGAAAAATCAAAAAATTGGCGCGTTAGGTATGGATGTTTATGAGAACGAACGCGACTTGTTCTTCGAAGATAAATCTAACGATGTGATCCAGGATGACGTGTTCCGTCGCCTGTCTGCCTGCCACAACGTGCTGTTCACTGGCCACCAGGCATTTTTGACTGCGGAAGCGTTAACCAGCATTTCTGAGACTACGCTGGAAAATTTGCGTCAGTTAGAGAATGGTGAGACGTGTGTGAATCAGGTTAACTCGTTTTAGTCTGGACGCCCTCACCCTAACCCTCTCCCCCAGGAGAGGGAATATTGGAGAGCTGTATTCCCCCTCGCCTTGAAGGAGAGCGGATATAGGAACCCTGAAGGAGAGCGGATATAGGAACCCGATATTCCACCTCTCCTTCAGAGGCAGAAAATAGAGCCCGGTATTCTCCCTCTCCTTCAAGGAGAGGGTCGGGGTGAGGATTGTTTTAGGATTATCCTTAAAGAATCACCACGCACTTTTTGCCAAAGTGTGTCCAACTCATTGATGAAATGAATAACTTAGGGAAAAGAGATGAAAAAATTAGCTTCTTTGGCTCTGGCTGCAATGGTACTGGCCGGTTGTGCACAATCTGGCGATAAATCGACTGTTACCGCACAAGATCTGCAACATCACCGCTATGTTCTGCAAACTGTAGACGGCAAACCGCTCACTGGCATTAAACGTATGCCGGAACTGAGCTTCGGTGAAAATATGCATATTTCTGGCGCGATGTGTAACCGCTTTATGGGCCAGGCAACGCTCGAAGGCGATACGCTGAAATCGAAAGGTCTGGGAATGACCATGATGTTATGTGTCGAGCCACAGTTAAACGAACTTGATCATATGATCAACGACATGCTGACCAGTGGCGCAAAAGTCGGTTTGGCACCGCAACAACTGACGTTGAAAACCAGCCAGCATACTTTAGTTTATAAACTGGCCGATCTGGTCAACTGACAGGACTAGTACGCCCCACATGTTCCGGCGGCAAGCGCGTTTTCACTACAGCGTTTGCCGTTAGGCATCGCACACATCCCCGTTACCGAACCATCCAGTTGACGAGCGACGCTCAGCGAGCCGCCTACCATTGCACAACTTGCCTGCCCCTGGCTGGACATTGCCGCGCGCATACCCGGTGGTACGTGAGCCGCGGTGGCTTGTTGAGGTGGTTCATTACTACATGCCGACAATAAAAGTGCGGCACAACCCGCTAAAAACGCAGCGCGCATTAATTCTCTCCCCCTAAACGTTGCAAAACCTAAGAATCATAAGCGCTGGTATGCCGTTCCGTCGAGGCCATAAGACCATAAAATGTGTGTGATTTTGCAATACAGATCACTTTACTGCGTAAAACACAACCAATCCCCCTTTTAAAAATATCAATATAGGCTCAACGCAGGACACAAAAGCGAAAATCACCTTCTGTGGGCTTTGCTAGAATTAAAACATTATTCTTCGGCTCGGCGCGGTTATGCGGGCCTTTTTATGTTAATTTTTTTGCGCAATGTAAGGGTGTCTTATGATCACTACCGACGGCAATGGTGCGGTCGCATCTGTGGCGTTTCGCGCCAGCGAAGTTATTGCCATCTACCCGATAACACCCAGCTCCACCATGGCGGAACTTGCTGATGCCTGGTCCGGAGATGGCAGAAAAAACGTGTGGGGAGACACGCCACGCGTAGTAGAAATGCAGTCCGAAGCCGGAGCAATTGCCGCTGTTCACGGTGCGCTGCAAACGGGTGCCCTTTCCACTTCATTTACATCATCGCAGGGCTTACTGCTGATGATCCCGACACTCTACAAACTGGCCGGACAACTCACGCCGTTTGTACTGCATGTGGCGGCACGTACGATTGCAACTCACGCACTCTCTATTTTTGGCGATCACTCGGATGTGATGGCCATTCGCCAGACCGGTTGTGCCATGCTATGCGCCAGCAGCGTTCAGGAAGCCCAAGACTTCGCGCTGATTTCGCACATTGCCACGCTGAAAAGTCGCGTTCCCTTTATTCATTTCTTCGATGGTTTCCGCACATCGCATGAAATCAACAAAATCGTGCCACTTGCCGACAGCACCCTTCTGGAACTGTTGCCGCAAAAAGAGATTGATGAACATCGCGCCCGCGCGCTGAACCCGGACCACCCGGTTATCCGCGGCACGTCAGCGAACCCGGATACCTATTTCCAGTCCCGCGAAGCCAGTAACCTGTGGTACGACGCAGTCTATGAGCACGTTGAACAGGCGATGGACAGTTTTGCCGCCGCAACGGGCCGCCAGTATCGCCCATTTGAATATTACGGCCACCCGCAAGCCGAGCGCGTCATTATTCTGATGGGTTCTGCCATCGGCACCTGTGAAGAAGTGGTCGACGAATTACTCACGCGCGGCGAAAAAGTCGGCGTGCTGAAAGTTCGCCTGTTCCGCCCATTCTCAGCCGACCATTTATTAGCCGTCCTGCCAGAATCAGTCCGCCAGATTGCGGTACTTGACCGCACCAAGGAACCAGGCGCGCTGGCGGAACCGCTGTATCTCGACGTTATGACGTCTCTTGCCGAAGCCTTTAACCGTGGCGAACGCGAAACGCTGCCGCGTGTGATTGGCGGGCGTTATGGTCTTTCTTCCAAAGAGTTTGGCCCGGATTGTGTGCTGGCTGTATTTAATGAATTAAAAGAAGCCAAACCGCGCCCACGCTTTACGGTGGGGATTTACGACGATGTGACGAATTTGTCGCTTCCGTTGCCTGAAAACACCCTGCCGAACCGCGCCAAACTCGAAGCGCTGTTCTACGGTCTGGGCAGCGACGGCAGCGTTTCAGCCACCAAAAACAATATCAAAATCATCGGCAACTCGACGCCGTTCTTCACCCAGGGTTATTTCGTTTATGACTCTAAAAAAGCAGGCGGTCTGACCGTTTCCCACCTGCGCGTCAGCGAACAGCCAATCAATTCAACCTATCTTATCGACCGGGCTGATTTTGTTGGTTGCCACCAGTTGCAATTTATCGACAAATACCAGATGGCAGAGCGCCTGAAACCGGGCGGCATTTTCCTGCTTAACACGCCGTATAGCGCTGATGAAGTGTGGCATCGTCTGCCGCAGGAAGTTCAGGCGGTGTTGAACCAGAAAAAAGCGCGCTTCTTTGTGGTAAATGCGGCAAAAATTGCCCGTGAATGCCAT
The nucleotide sequence above comes from Buttiauxella selenatireducens. Encoded proteins:
- the hslJ gene encoding heat shock protein HslJ translates to MKKLASLALAAMVLAGCAQSGDKSTVTAQDLQHHRYVLQTVDGKPLTGIKRMPELSFGENMHISGAMCNRFMGQATLEGDTLKSKGLGMTMMLCVEPQLNELDHMINDMLTSGAKVGLAPQQLTLKTSQHTLVYKLADLVN
- a CDS encoding diaminobutyrate--2-oxoglutarate transaminase, giving the protein MMTDKVRIDSLGANSLNGNNETYLARQAEFESNVRSYPRKLPFAIAKANGVWITDVENNQYLDCLAGAGTLALGHNHPDVLQSIQNVITSGLPLHTLDLTTPLKDQFSEYLLSLLPGQGKEYCLQFTGPSGADAVEAALKLAKKVTGRAGIISFSGGYHGMTHGALSVTGNLSPKEAVDGMMPEVQFMPYPHQYRCPLGIGGEAGVKALTYYFENLINDVESGVRKPAAVILEAVQGEGGVNPAPKEWLQRIRKVTQEHGILLIIDEVQAGFCRTGKLFAYEHAGIEPDIIVMSKAVGGGLPLAVLGIKKEFDAWSPGHHTGTFRGNQLAMATGLTTLKHLTENKIADKVAAQGEWLKSKLADLQKRYPVIGQVRGLGLMIGIEIVKPNEAKDHMGCYPADAELSALLQKNCFKAGLILERGGRNGCVLRLLPSLLITNDELAIFLDKFEQALLASGIKPV
- a CDS encoding putative hemolysin; this translates as MRAAFLAGCAALLLSACSNEPPQQATAAHVPPGMRAAMSSQGQASCAMVGGSLSVARQLDGSVTGMCAMPNGKRCSENALAAGTCGAY
- a CDS encoding 2-hydroxyacid dehydrogenase, which gives rise to MKLAVYSTKQYDKKYLEQVNTEYGFDLEFYDFLLTKKTAKTAHGCEGVCIFVNDDASRPVLEELKNQGVKFIALRCAGFNNVDLDAAKELGLPVVRVPAYSPEAVAEHAVGMMMCLNRRIHRAYQRTRDANFSLEGLTGFTMFGKTAGVIGTGKIGLAALRILKGFGMRLLAFDPYPSAAAIELGVEYVDLPTLFAQSDIISLHCPMTPENYHLLDRAAFDQMKNGVMIINTSRGGLIDSQAAIDALKNQKIGALGMDVYENERDLFFEDKSNDVIQDDVFRRLSACHNVLFTGHQAFLTAEALTSISETTLENLRQLENGETCVNQVNSF
- a CDS encoding YdbH family protein, which gives rise to MKGKYKAIIALLLIAILLLLTLTMTIANWLPTLAGIWLPKGTRIAMEASPRFKRGAILIPDLRYLAGDCELAIIKDATLSHPKRWRIHLDTLNLDVDCLSKMPLDQSGPAAPRTLAEWQSLLPESLITIDKVNITPFQQFSGALNLSLSPQQQTLHYAGPSFSVDAQLNGQLLALQKLKIQAIAGMEPLELAGQITLPPLTTSLPEEGYLATTLRIPQESERVDVALAWQAEEGSLTVEKPGATEPLVSLPWTVSDTIFEVNGGRWFWPYAGIPLRGGIALRVDDWKQGLEKAVISGRMNVITEGSAGKANAVLSIGPGKLSLIDSALPVQLTGEAKQDGMVFYAMLPGEISGALATPKLLFRPGALLRSRGRAIDALDVDEIRWPLAGVSVTQQGVDGRLQAIVRAHENQMGNFVIHLDGKADNFLPDAGLWRWKYWGNGEFTPMQAKWDVRGYGEWRDSVIELTSLSTGFDKLEYGSMLVTEPRLKLDKPLHWQRDESDPSFEGSFTLNAGKTTFSGGSTLPPSVLAFSVTGKDPSSFQYKGDLHAGEIGPVRVNGRWDGERLRGNAWWPQQVLTVFQPLIPADWQMTLKDGTLYSQVAFSAAAGQGFEAGGHGVVKSGSVWMPDNQINGVDFVLPFRFSHSTWQLGTDGPVTLRVAEVKNQVTSTNITADLEGWYPWSDERPLTLSNVNVDILGGKLRVQQLRMPQRDAALLRLENISSSELVTAVNPKQFTMSGRVNGALPLWLNHPQWIIKDGWLTNPGPLTLRLDKDMADAIVENNIAAGVAVNWLRYMEISHSWTHINLDNLGVLTLQANVRGTSQVEGKRNEVRLNYSHQENLFTLWRSLRFGDNLQTWLEQHTALPDVRCQTRDKACEETQ
- a CDS encoding YnbE family lipoprotein, producing MKIVIATLLATGIATLTGCTPRIEVAAPKEPITINMNVKIEHEIHIKVDKDVETLLKNRSDLFGTE
- a CDS encoding pyridoxal phosphate-dependent decarboxylase family protein — its product is MSDLNPILAGSAQSTEAYQQAIAQTSAAVVQWLQQPEMYQGKSVAELRERIQLDFNPQGLGNQAAIERAIEFFLKDSLSVHHPQCVAHLHCPSLVISQAAEVLINATNQSMDSWDQSPSATIIEMKLIEWLRAQVGYQAGDAGVFTSGGTQSNLMGLMLARDAFFARQGHSIQQDGLIGDLRKIKVLCSENAHFSVQKNMALMGLGYQSVTLVKTDEFARMDFNDLREKVAQAQANGEQILAIVATAGTTDAGAIDPLREIATFAAQHQIWVHVDAAWGGALLMSEKYRDYLDGIELVDSITLDFHKQFFQTISCGAFLLKEARHYELMRYQAAYLNSEFDEEAGVPNLVSKSLQTTRRFDALKLWMGLEALGQKQYAEIIDHGVTLAQQVAQYVAEQPSLELVMKPQLASVLFRFRPEQLAASGDAAIALLNQKIGDALLDSGRANVGVTEHNGVTCLKMTLLNPIVTLEDIKLLLALVEKTAQPLLAN
- a CDS encoding YdbL family protein — encoded protein: MKNIVKGVVLASMMMSCQVLALTLSEARQQGRVGETLSGFIAPIKQDKETLALVKSINEARSENYQKLADSNNISANQVAELAGQKLVARAQPGEYVRGINGQWMKK